A single genomic interval of Armigeres subalbatus isolate Guangzhou_Male chromosome 1, GZ_Asu_2, whole genome shotgun sequence harbors:
- the LOC134205913 gene encoding uncharacterized protein LOC134205913, with protein MENIQRLVRRRGAAKGKVSRILNTIRPNGDEVVQLTEAEVKVYMTKLEAAYKDYNDAHDKIMDVVVDDEYEQHVPQYEEFDILHDTVSILLEEQLNKIKAATAVIDAATNVGRSNQNQQAPIVVHQPLRMPVPTFDGRYESWPKFKAMFKDLVDKGPDQPAVKLYHLDKALVGSAAGLIDARTINEGNYAHAWQILEERFENNRHAIDSHIHGLLNLKRMTKKSHLELRSLVDECSKHVEGLKFLEREFEGVGEDFVIHLLAAALHNDIRHMWESTIKHGELLITMRC; from the coding sequence ATGGAGAACATCCAACGACTCGTCCGCCGTCGTGGCGCAGCGAAAGGTAAGGTGTCTCGCATTCTCAATACTATCCGCCCAAATGGAGATGAAGTGGTTCAGCTAACGGAAGCTGAGGTAAAGGTCTATATGACGAAATTGGAAGCAGCGTATAAGGACTACAATGATGCACACGATAAAATCATGGATGTAGTAGTGGACGATGAATACGAACAGCATGTGCCACAGTACGAGGAGTTCGATATTCTTCACGACACTGTTTCCATTTTGTTGGAGGAGCAGCTCAACAAGATTAAAGCAGCTACGGCGGTCATTGATGCTGCCACAAACGTAGGGCGTAGTAATCAAAACCAGCAAGCACCGATTGTTGTGCATCAACCGCTTCGTATGCCGGTTCCCACATTCGATGGCCGTTATGAGAGCTGGCCAAAGTTCAAGGCTATGTTCAAAGATCTCGTGGACAAGGGTCCAGATCAGCCGGCTGTTAAGTTATACCATCTGGATAAGGCTCTGGTTGGTAGTGCAGCGGGTCTTATCGACGCCAGGACGATCAACGAGGGCAATTACGCTCATGCGTGGCAAATATTGGAAGAGAGGTTCGAAAATAATCGTCACGCTATCGACTCTCATATTCATGGCTTGCTGAACCTTAAACGCATGACGAAGAAGAGCCATTTGGAGTTACGGAGTTTGGTGGATGAGTGCAGCAAGCATGTGGAAGGCCTTAAGTTTCTGGAGCGGGAGTTCGAGGGAGTAGGAGAGGATTTCGTCATCCATCTGTTGGCTGCAGCATTGCACAACGATATACGCCACATGTGGGAGTCCACTATAAAACACGGTGAGCTCCTGATTACGATGAGATGCTGA
- the LOC134205911 gene encoding uncharacterized protein LOC134205911, translating to MSSTPVKKPENKVEVFSTPIRERQQQKRKWRKNFKQLFYNAEPSRLKTIDAAYDEFNQFQNKIYAISPVHATEQEDKYVESEELYNNVRIRVYRLPEGARQEENHQLQMVVQTAPVQSQPVQLQSAPLHTPLPTFDGKPVNWFKFMTFLSKHGGESDATKLYHLDKCLVGEASGTIDQQTINDGIFAAAMEHLTARFEDKRKIVDMHVSCILGLKSMIFESGKQLRELVHTCKPVDAFEFYEFEMDGLSDVIVVGILASKADLETRKLWESSIDHGDMPQYADTIKFLTSRSQVLERIERTSKPKKFSSIATTKIPPLKAASLATSIEYRCNFCEKSHPNHQCGDFLKLNPKERYEKAKQHGVCYNCLRKGHVTAHCSSTMSCKVCKKRHHSTLHVNSTSMVVAAEQTATTVPSAQSKEGSMTPITTNAISASCTIHQQQALLCTAVVNVYDDSGRAQPCRVLLDCGSQVNLLTEKLASLLRLKRQNVNVEMTGVDGTASRVTTLVHVNVQARNYNYTSIIECLVINKITGIIPAKYIDITTWPIPSEMIFADPDFHRPQRVDMLIGVGHFFGLLKSGRVKLAENLPFVQETVFGWVVGGLADTTSRRYDVNRCNVVVREADLNDLVERFWESEAISTASSLSFEETTCEKFYQQTYSHNASGRYTVKLSFRGNVSQLGDSKQHALLRFSSLEKNNC from the exons ATGTCGTCAACTCCCGTGAAGAAACCGGAAAATAAAGTGGAAGTGTTTAGCACGCCAATCAGGGAACGCCAGCAACAGAAAAGAAAATGGCGGAAGAATTTCAAGCAACTGTTCTACAACGCGGAGCCGTCAAGG TTGAAGACGATTGACGCTGCCTACGACGAATTCAACCAGTTCCAGAACAAAATTTACGCAATTTCGCCTGTTCATGCTACGGAGCAGGAAGATAAATACGTTGAATCTGAGGAACTCTACAACAATGTTCGAATCAGGGTGTACAGGCTGCCGGAAGGAGCAAGACAAGAAGAAAATCATCAACTTCAAATGGTCGTCCAAACAGCTCCGGTGCAGTCCCAACCAGTTCAATTACAATCTGCTCCTTTACATACTCCACTACCCACGTTTGATGGAAAACCAGTAAACTGGTTCAAATTCATGACTTTCTTGAGCAAGCACGGTGGCGAATCGGATGCGACGAAGCTTTACCACCTCGACAAATGTTTGGTGGGCGAAGCTTCCGGAACAATCGATCAACAGACAATCAACGACGGCATTTTTGCAGCTGCCATGGAACATCTAACGGCACGCTTCGAAGATAAAAGGAAGATTGTCGACATGCACGTCAGCTGCATTCTTGGCCTCAAATCGATGATATTCGAAAGTGGCAAACAGCTACGGGAACTAGTTCACACTTGCAAGCCAGTGGATGCATTCGAATTCTACGAGTTTGAAATGGACGGACTATCGGATGTAATCGTCGTCGGTATCCTGGCGTCAAAGGCCGACTTAGAGACGAGAAAATTATGGGAAAGCAGCATAGATCATGGCGACATGCCTCAGTATGCAGATACAATCAAGTTCCTCACATCTCGGAGTCAAGTGCTGGAAAGAATCGAGCGAACAAGCAAGCCCAAAAAGTTCAGCAGCATCGCAACCACGAAAATTCCTCCGCTGAAAGCAGCATCTCTGGCAACATCCATCGAGTATCGGTGtaatttctgtgaaaaatccCATCCTAACCATCAGTGTGGGGATTTTCTCAAACTTAATCCGAAAGAACGCTACGAGAAGGCAAAGCAACACGGAGTTTGCTACAACTGTTTGCGGAAGGGGCATGTCACTGCACATTGCTCCTCTACCATGTCCTGCAAGGTTTGTAAGAAGCGAcaccactctactctacatgtGAACTCTACGTCTATGGTTGTCGCTGCCGAACAGACTGCTACTACGGTGCCATCGGCACAATCGAAGGAAGGCTCTATGACGCCTATTACTACGAACGCTATCAGTGCTTCTTGCACAATTCACCAGCAACAGGCGCTGCTTTGCACCGCGGTTGTGAATGTATATGATGATAGCGGAAGAGCTCAGCCGTGCCGCGTTCTGCTAGATTGTGGCTCGCAAGTAAACCTGCTAACGGAAAAACTCGCTTCTCTACTACGATTGAAGCGTCAAAATGTCAACGTTGAAATGACAGGTGTGGATGGTACAGCGAGTCGGGTCACGACCTTGGTACACGTCAACGTGCAAGCACGTAACTACAACTACACAAGTATCATTGAGTGTCTGGTGATCAACAAAATCACTGGGATAATACCAGCAAAGTACATCGATATTACCACATGGCCAATACCATCCGAAATGATTTTTGCTGATCCGGACTTCCACCGTCCTCAGCGGGTGGACATGCTGATTGGTGTTGGCCATTTCTTTGGTCTCCTGAAATCGGGTAGAGTCAAACTAGCCGAGAATTTGCCGTTTGTGCAGGAGACAGTGTTTGGTTGGGTGGTTGGTGGTCTAGCCGACACTACTAGCAGGAGGTACGATGTGAACCGCTGCAACGTTGTGGTACGGGAAGCGGATTTAAACGATCTCGTCGAACGTTTTTGGGAATCCGAGGCGATATCAACCGCTTCAAGTTTGTCATTTGAGGAGACGACGTGTGAAAAATTCTATCAGCAAACCTACAGTCACAACGCAAGTGGTCGTTACACAGTGAAGCTTTCTTTCCGTGGCAATGTGAGTCAACTTGGCGACTCGAAGCAGCACGCTCTACTCCGTTTCTCTTCCCTTGAGAAAAATAATTGCTAA
- the LOC134205912 gene encoding uncharacterized protein LOC134205912, with the protein MRLSLEVIVRVIQLQHFGNEVAIIKSGEYCKRFKTLNPFLDDGMIRVGGRLRHSSLPYGVKHQWILPKNDETVQRLIQTVHRENLHIGPSALLAQLRRQFWILGARSAVRKVTRNCVRCFRLNPPCANQFMGDLPVARCDQASSFMKVGVDFAGLILIKQRGRKMAPVKGYVSVFVCMVTKGIHLEVVEDLSTDAFIAALQRFVSRRGVPEQIFSDNGTNFIGARNELNELYRLFKQQATELKIFEFCQPRQIQWKMIPPIGVCFTPTEIFSLVSLLQRQ; encoded by the exons ATGCGCCTCTCGTTGGAGGTAATCGTCAGGGTGATACAATTACAGCATTTTGGTAACGAGGTAGCCATCATCAAGTCCGGTGAGTACTGTAAAAGATTCAAAACGTTAAATCCCTTTTTGGACGATGGAATGATTCGTGTCGGTGGACGACTACGACATTCAAGTTTGCCTTATGGTGTAAAGCATCAATGGATCTTACCTAAGAACGATGAAACCGTCCAACGGTTGATTCAAACTGTGCATCGAGAGAACCTGCATATAGGACCGTCGGCGCTGCTCGCCCAGCTTCGCCGGCAATTTTGGATTCTGGGAGCCCGTTCTGCTGTACGCAAGGTGACACGAAATTGTGTGCGGTGTTTCCGGCTCAACCCTCCGTGCGCCAATCAATTCATGGGGGATCTTCCCGTCGCAAGGTGCGACCAGGCTTCCTCATTCATGAAGGTTGGAGTTGACTTTGCGGGTCTCATTCTCATTAAACAAAGAGGAAGAAAGATGGCTCCTGTAAAGGGTTACGTGAGTGTTTTTGTTTGCATGGTCACCAAGGGCATTCACTTGGAGGTAGTAGAAGACCTTTCTACAGATGCGTTCATCGCCGCCCTGCAGCGATTCGTCTCTCGTCGTGGTGTCCCTGAGCAgatattttccgacaatgggaCAAATTTCATCGGTGCTCGCAACGAGCTGAACGAGCTTTATCGGCTTTTCAAGCAGCAAGCCACCGAACTCAAGATTTTTGAATTCTGCCAACCTCGGCAGATTCAATGGAAGATGATTCcacccattggc GTCTGTTTCACTCCTACTGAGATATTTTCACTGGTTTCATTGCTGCAGCGACAATAG